From Trichoplusia ni isolate ovarian cell line Hi5 chromosome 8, tn1, whole genome shotgun sequence, one genomic window encodes:
- the LOC113496428 gene encoding uncharacterized protein LOC113496428 isoform X2 — MDFQSAMETFAEAWAAANTVKSEAPTDLAQNLSAELRRSKTPPRRSPEERAVPRPPSAPVHHERIQHTPHTPHLSPKKEAFNNLLNKGKTLPVHCVVEAVSSLEEGTWRRRAVVETDSYVIIPAATAFHELVPAAMMRLGYPHELAASAKGSVVINNWKPLPFERISDGPLATVGEVLGELTTVATLRIQLLRPRPTPLQDIKDKLLRLLLVQSRPLLMSTGCPLDEVTLAQICRGQDRTPGPHNFHEPSEEMRRKFESWWSAQVSPRPPPFSPRRYPSPGPKNRSPTLNTIPDHLHPALQTVQSQYPTQKTRMRTSFDPELELPKLQRWFSENQHPSRQQIQQYVRELNNLESRRGRKPLDVNNVVYWFKNARAAQKRAELRNIGGLSCHLGVNGFNSRSHSPTNGSLMAGSDTYGSQDHNSMKSPILSGSPGRYPMSVMSEDNLSNGGSDMEDEGGDLNPDDRAESPDAPLSLITTKKNNDNDNDERPQESPKPPDIIKVHDIKQEPRDLSKPDNAHSPQRSPAKNSDSSHNNNSNNNNNEDENGIGDDHEGSDEDVIQERHYRPSSPHLDRLPFPMVPNHPMFGHGIMYMSQYMSGFPGVGAVPGEGASGLNLALAGASDERRKRNRTFIDPVSEVPVLEQWFSMNTHPSHNLILKYTEELNRMPYRQKFPRLESKNVQFWFKNRRAKCKRLKMSLYEPSSPGHYAHPGHPHAIAERKLV; from the exons aatttgtcGGCGGAGTTGAGGCGAAGTAAGACGCCTCCGCGGCGGTCGCCCGAGGAGCGAGCTGTGCCGCGCCCCCCCTCGGCACCAGTACATCATGAGAGGATCCAGCACACCCCTCACACTCCGCACCTGTCCCCCAAGAAGGAGGCCTTCAACAATCTCCTGAACAAAG GCAAAACCCTGCCGGTCCATTGCGTGGTGGAGGCAGTGTCTTCGCTCGAAGAAGGTACATGGCGACGACGTGCTGTTGTGGAGACCGACAGCTACGTCATCATCCCGGCAGCCACCGCCTTCCACGAGCTGGTGCCAGCTGCCATGATGAGACTTGGATACCCTCATGAGTTGGCAGCTTCGGCCaaag gTTCGGTGGTCATCAACAACTGGAAGCCGCTGCCATTCGAGAGGATCTCCGACGGGCCACTGGCCACTGTCGGCGAGGTACTGGGAGAGTTGACAACTGTGGCCACTCTGCGCATCCAGCTGCTTCGGCCACGTCCCACTCCTCTTCAGGACATCAAGGACAAGCTTCTTAGACTCCTGCTGGTCCAGAGCCGACCATTGCTGATGTCGACTGGATGCCCTTTAGATGAG GTAACACTGGCTCAGATTTGCCGTGGCCAGGACCGCACACCCGGGCCGCACAACTTTCACGAGCCTTCTGAGGAAATGCGGCGGAAATTTGAATCTTGGTGGAGCGCTCAAGTATCTCCTCGACCACCACCCTTCAGTCCTCGTCGATACCCGTCGCCGGGCCCCAAGAACCGATCGCCAACCCTGAACACAATCCCAGATCACTTACATCCCGCATTGCAGACTGTTCAGAGTCAATATCCTACTCAGAAAACTAGGATGCGCACAAGCTTTGATCCTGAGCTAGAACTGCCGAAACTTCAGCGCTGGTTCTCTGAGAACCAACACCCAAGCAGACAACAAATACAACAGTATGTCCGGGAATTAAACAATTTGGAATCGAGGCGCGGTCGTAAGCCCCTCGATGTCAATAACGTTGTTTACTGGTTTAAGAACGCGCGTGCTGCGCAGAAACGCGCTGAGCTTCGCAATATCGGCGGGTTAAGCTGCCACCTGGGTGTGAACGGATTCAATAGTCGAAGCCATAGCCCAACAAATGGATCTTTGATGGCGGGCAGCGACACTTATGGCTCCCAAGACCACAACTCAATGAAAAGCCCCATCCTATCTGGCAGTCCGGGCCGATACCCCATGTCAGTAATGTCTGAAGATAATCTGTCTAACGGAGGTTCCGATATGGAAGATGAAGGCGGAGATTTAAATCCAGATGACAGGGCTGAAAGCCCAGATGCTCCTCTGTCGTTGATAACTACTAAGAAAAACAACGACAATGACAATGATGAAAGACCCCAGGAGTCACCAAAACCACCCGACATAATAAAG GTACATGACATCAAACAAGAGCCAAGGGATCTGAGCAAACCTGACAACGCTCACTCACCGCAGCGCTCTCCGGCTAAGAACAGCGATAGCTCGCACAACAACAACAGcaataacaacaacaatgaAGATGAGAACGGCATCGGTGATGACCATGAAGGATCTGATGAAGACGTCATCCAGGAACGGCACTACAGGCCCTCGTCGCCACACCTCGACCGCCTGCCCTTCCCGATGGTACCTAACCACCCCATGTTCGGTCACGGCATTATGTACATGAGCCAGTACATGAGCGGCTTCCCTGGCGTGGGCGCGGTCCCCGGGGAAGGAGCCAGCGGCCTTAACCTGGCCCTAGCTGGAGCTTCCGATGAACGACGCAAACGCAACCGGACTTTCATCGACCCGGTGTCAGAAGTGCCCGTACTTGAGCAATGGTTCTCCATGAACACTCACCCCTCTCACAACTTGATACTGAAATACACGGAGGAGTTGAACAGGATGCCGTACAGGCAGAAATTTCCGCGGCTGGAGTCGAAGAACGTGCAATTCTGGTTCAAGAACCGACGAGCTAAGTGCAAGAGACTGAAGATGTCTCTGTACGAGCCGTCGTCGCCCGGGCACTACGCCCACCCCGGACACCCGCACGCCATCGCCGAGAGGAAGCTGGTGTGA
- the LOC113496428 gene encoding uncharacterized protein LOC113496428 isoform X1 produces MDFQSAMETFAEAWAAANTVKSEAPTDLAQNLSAELRRSKTPPRRSPEERAVPRPPSAPVHHERIQHTPHTPHLSPKKEAFNNLLNKGITGKTLPVHCVVEAVSSLEEGTWRRRAVVETDSYVIIPAATAFHELVPAAMMRLGYPHELAASAKGSVVINNWKPLPFERISDGPLATVGEVLGELTTVATLRIQLLRPRPTPLQDIKDKLLRLLLVQSRPLLMSTGCPLDEVTLAQICRGQDRTPGPHNFHEPSEEMRRKFESWWSAQVSPRPPPFSPRRYPSPGPKNRSPTLNTIPDHLHPALQTVQSQYPTQKTRMRTSFDPELELPKLQRWFSENQHPSRQQIQQYVRELNNLESRRGRKPLDVNNVVYWFKNARAAQKRAELRNIGGLSCHLGVNGFNSRSHSPTNGSLMAGSDTYGSQDHNSMKSPILSGSPGRYPMSVMSEDNLSNGGSDMEDEGGDLNPDDRAESPDAPLSLITTKKNNDNDNDERPQESPKPPDIIKVHDIKQEPRDLSKPDNAHSPQRSPAKNSDSSHNNNSNNNNNEDENGIGDDHEGSDEDVIQERHYRPSSPHLDRLPFPMVPNHPMFGHGIMYMSQYMSGFPGVGAVPGEGASGLNLALAGASDERRKRNRTFIDPVSEVPVLEQWFSMNTHPSHNLILKYTEELNRMPYRQKFPRLESKNVQFWFKNRRAKCKRLKMSLYEPSSPGHYAHPGHPHAIAERKLV; encoded by the exons aatttgtcGGCGGAGTTGAGGCGAAGTAAGACGCCTCCGCGGCGGTCGCCCGAGGAGCGAGCTGTGCCGCGCCCCCCCTCGGCACCAGTACATCATGAGAGGATCCAGCACACCCCTCACACTCCGCACCTGTCCCCCAAGAAGGAGGCCTTCAACAATCTCCTGAACAAAGGTATTACTG GCAAAACCCTGCCGGTCCATTGCGTGGTGGAGGCAGTGTCTTCGCTCGAAGAAGGTACATGGCGACGACGTGCTGTTGTGGAGACCGACAGCTACGTCATCATCCCGGCAGCCACCGCCTTCCACGAGCTGGTGCCAGCTGCCATGATGAGACTTGGATACCCTCATGAGTTGGCAGCTTCGGCCaaag gTTCGGTGGTCATCAACAACTGGAAGCCGCTGCCATTCGAGAGGATCTCCGACGGGCCACTGGCCACTGTCGGCGAGGTACTGGGAGAGTTGACAACTGTGGCCACTCTGCGCATCCAGCTGCTTCGGCCACGTCCCACTCCTCTTCAGGACATCAAGGACAAGCTTCTTAGACTCCTGCTGGTCCAGAGCCGACCATTGCTGATGTCGACTGGATGCCCTTTAGATGAG GTAACACTGGCTCAGATTTGCCGTGGCCAGGACCGCACACCCGGGCCGCACAACTTTCACGAGCCTTCTGAGGAAATGCGGCGGAAATTTGAATCTTGGTGGAGCGCTCAAGTATCTCCTCGACCACCACCCTTCAGTCCTCGTCGATACCCGTCGCCGGGCCCCAAGAACCGATCGCCAACCCTGAACACAATCCCAGATCACTTACATCCCGCATTGCAGACTGTTCAGAGTCAATATCCTACTCAGAAAACTAGGATGCGCACAAGCTTTGATCCTGAGCTAGAACTGCCGAAACTTCAGCGCTGGTTCTCTGAGAACCAACACCCAAGCAGACAACAAATACAACAGTATGTCCGGGAATTAAACAATTTGGAATCGAGGCGCGGTCGTAAGCCCCTCGATGTCAATAACGTTGTTTACTGGTTTAAGAACGCGCGTGCTGCGCAGAAACGCGCTGAGCTTCGCAATATCGGCGGGTTAAGCTGCCACCTGGGTGTGAACGGATTCAATAGTCGAAGCCATAGCCCAACAAATGGATCTTTGATGGCGGGCAGCGACACTTATGGCTCCCAAGACCACAACTCAATGAAAAGCCCCATCCTATCTGGCAGTCCGGGCCGATACCCCATGTCAGTAATGTCTGAAGATAATCTGTCTAACGGAGGTTCCGATATGGAAGATGAAGGCGGAGATTTAAATCCAGATGACAGGGCTGAAAGCCCAGATGCTCCTCTGTCGTTGATAACTACTAAGAAAAACAACGACAATGACAATGATGAAAGACCCCAGGAGTCACCAAAACCACCCGACATAATAAAG GTACATGACATCAAACAAGAGCCAAGGGATCTGAGCAAACCTGACAACGCTCACTCACCGCAGCGCTCTCCGGCTAAGAACAGCGATAGCTCGCACAACAACAACAGcaataacaacaacaatgaAGATGAGAACGGCATCGGTGATGACCATGAAGGATCTGATGAAGACGTCATCCAGGAACGGCACTACAGGCCCTCGTCGCCACACCTCGACCGCCTGCCCTTCCCGATGGTACCTAACCACCCCATGTTCGGTCACGGCATTATGTACATGAGCCAGTACATGAGCGGCTTCCCTGGCGTGGGCGCGGTCCCCGGGGAAGGAGCCAGCGGCCTTAACCTGGCCCTAGCTGGAGCTTCCGATGAACGACGCAAACGCAACCGGACTTTCATCGACCCGGTGTCAGAAGTGCCCGTACTTGAGCAATGGTTCTCCATGAACACTCACCCCTCTCACAACTTGATACTGAAATACACGGAGGAGTTGAACAGGATGCCGTACAGGCAGAAATTTCCGCGGCTGGAGTCGAAGAACGTGCAATTCTGGTTCAAGAACCGACGAGCTAAGTGCAAGAGACTGAAGATGTCTCTGTACGAGCCGTCGTCGCCCGGGCACTACGCCCACCCCGGACACCCGCACGCCATCGCCGAGAGGAAGCTGGTGTGA